The region AGCTGTCGTGTGATAATCAAGTTGCTCTTCATATTGCATCAAATCCGATTTTCCATGAGAGAACTAAACACATTGAAGTTAATTGTCATTTCATCCGAGAAAAAATCCAACAAAACATTATATCAACTGGTCATGTCAAGACACACGAACAACGATGATATATTTACAAAAGCATTGAATGGATCTATAATTGATTATCTATGTAACAAACTGGGCATGATTAACATCTATGCTCcaacttgagagggagtgttatAGAAACTAGATTTAAGTAAATATGAAAAGTAGATTATCCTAGAGTATAATCCTAGGATTTAGACTGTATGTATTGGTGCAATGTGCAGCAATATGAATATACAGGAAGCagtttcattcttcttctacAGTTTAGCTGCTAAAGACTGATATGGTCTGTGGAATTGTGAACAAATCAGGGTAATGCCTAATTTTGGCTAAAGCTGCTAAAGATTGTGTATTTGTTGAGGTGTTAAGAGTTGAGTGTCCTTCATGTTGGGCAATGTGAGTGTTCTATTGTAGGTGTGAGCCTTGAGTTGTATCGAGCTTGAAGTGTTGGAACTTGCTAAGAGCAAGTGGTTGCAACTGAGATTCTCAAAGAAGCTGTGGTGTTGACTGTGGTGGTGCAGGCTTATGTTTGGATTTTGTCCAACTATTTGCGTTGTGGTAAGATCACCCCATTAATTTGTACATGTGCATAGTATGAGCATGTGATGGTTTTCACGAGTAATTGTCCTATTTTGGTATGACGTGTGCTGTTTATATTATTGCACACTGATATGAACATGCAAACTGATTTGGTACTTGGTGCCAAGGCTTAGGGTGATATTCATCCCAAAAAGTTGAACTTAATGGCCTATGAAGTGGGTTTCAACGATAGGGATGGAGTGAACATGGGGCTTGCGTTGTGGCCATAGGGGTCCCTTGTTGATGGAAAATGGTCTTGCAGCTCATTGCAtgtattcttattatttttcagatGAGGGGACCAGTGGACATGGCTAGAGTGAAGACTAGATGCTCACCTGATGCGTGGGTGTATAGCTACCCTAGGAGCATGTCTTGATAATATGATCTTTTATGTATTGTTAATGATGAATGACATGTTGTATTTTGGGCTTAAGGAAGCTGAATTGTTGATCCatgtacatttgattatgattttatgaTGCATGTTAGTGCATTAAGGATTGGATTGATGATGACaatgatttttcctttttgatgGGGGATTGTACACAGTTTAATTCATGACCTTTCCCGTCTCTTGCCAACTGAAATGTGCAATGGTGTCTATGTGGCCTTTGTCTTTGGTCAGTCAAACTCAGTTCTATACTATGACTGTTGAGGGTGAGGGTGTGACTCAGTTTGCTTATACTAACTAGAGAAAGTAGGATTGGTTACTCAGGACACCCCTTAGAATTTCAGCTTCTCACATGAAGTGACCTGTATGCAATCACACCAACTATTTCTTGATATAAGCTGAAATTTTGGCTACTAGCAATGGTTCTTTTCTGGAACTTGGGTAAGTATTTTGGTCTGGCACGTGATCTGATATACTTGAAGTTCTTTGTGCACATGgtttgttttattattgttaGTACAACAATAGTTTGGATTAGTTTACAGCACCCCTTACATAGGCATGTAAGCTTAATTGTCATACAATTCCCTTAAATTTGTGTCTCAGCTGCATGAATGTCAATGATTGGCTCCATGCATCTAGTATCCACCATTTAGAAGACTGAAGGTACTAAAATTATCAACTTTTttcttaactcttaacaattatttaatcaaattaGATCCCATTTATTGTTGCAAAACTTGTTAGCATGTAGTACCAGAAAGAGCATCTGATTGagtttatattttgtttgttcCATTATCATGATTTTGAGTAATAAGTCATCCTAATGCTTGGCGTTCATCCTGACCCAATAGTGGTACTAATTTATGTTACATAATATGTGCATGAAGGAACGTAATTTCCTCTTTAACAATTCAATatccttttttaattttatcattcttCACTCTTATGATCATAATAAcctttcaatttctttctttttgctctTTCCAGGAATATTAGTACCTGGTTAATTATCAGTTTTTGAATGATCAGCAAAGTGTTAAAGAAGTTCAATATATGAACCTGGCTTGCTTCCATTGCCAGCAGTTGGTGAATATCTCTCAATGGTGAAATTTTTCATGAAGCCTTGTTATGGTTGTTCATTTCCATATTCAACTTCATGAATAAAGAATTGGCATGACCTCACTGATTCTCCCATTTCCTTATGGTGATTGGAGCATTGTGAAAAAGAACAGAAGTTGCTTGTCAGACTGTTCTTTCCAGTTGAATTGGTCGGCAGGGCATTCTGATTGTCCCACACGAGGTTTAAGTGTGATCTTGGGTGTGCCCGACTTATGGTCAAATTTAGCTCTGATTCATTTGAACACTGGTTTTCAGTCTTACCACAGTGCAATCTACCGGGAAGTAGGACCtcttgaagcccaattctggtCACTGAAATCTGGGCAGGTTCCATGTCTAGAAACATTGTTGCCGGCTTAAACCGCTTGTGGTTAATGCTAGGCCATCATCTGACACTGGAAGCTTTGTGCTTCATGCTTTTATCATAAGTGTATCCTGTTTATAATTCATAGCAAGAGCATTGAGTAGCAAGACTCTGGTCCAAATTGGAGCATATTTGTGTTTGTTTCATGGCTGAAGCTTGACGACATTGAGGTACCTCGTCTTCTGTAGTGTAGCCGACTGTGAGTTGAAACATCTCATTGATTTTGTTTGGTCTTGCACCATCATGCTTTTTGGCCATCTATATGATGATTCTGAATGGTAGGTAACTTGCTTGCTCGACTTGTGGTTTACTGATAGACATGGTACTTTAAGAAATAGTCCATTGCAGTTCATGCATGGCATGGTTCCCCACTTTTGATTAGATTTTGAAGaagatacatacatatatatataaagcggGGGTGTATAATTATATCAAAGAGATCCTACTAACGAATCTTACTTAAAAGTAATTAATGATGAGGTGTTAAGTTTGAATTTCGGTGTAAGCAAACTTACACCTACATCTATTAAACAATGAGcgtatttattttcttaaataataattaaagaacCTTATAAGTTATTCATACTCATaagaattttttcatttttgcttgttaaaagaaaataaaagatgaaAGAATTGGAGGGAAAGGAAATTAGTTGGTGGGCAACTCTGGTTGAAAGCCAATACCTGAAGATCTCTTGCCATAAACCAAATTAGAGGGTGGAACAATACAAACCCAATTAGGTAGATTACTTCACACATTTTAAGTAGGATTCAATTTTATCAAAGTTTAATAGCAAAAAGATATCCTAAATATAATGTTTTATCAAAGGTTAttcaatatttcaaataaattagcCTTCGAAAAATTCATTACcattactaaaattaattttttaagcatGGATTGTATTgtcatttttaacttttgtcTTTATTATAGGCATGAAAAATAAGTTAGGCTAGATTGTGTTTGTAACAAGTCAAGTAGAACTTAGAAGTTAATGAATTATGTTTGGGTTGCAAGGTTCCAATGGAAATTGAGCCCTTGGATTACTAATCCAACTCTCCAATTAACTCTTGAATTGTTAGAAGCACTCATGACTTGACTAATTTGGTAAGAGttataaaatatagaattatcTTTCTACATAGAGATATTATGTTTGATATCTCATTCAATATGAAATAaagtaaatcaagtttaataTTAGGGGTGAATATTTGGCTAGTTCGGTAAAATACTAAAATCgagtaaattaaaattttgaaaaaactagAATTGAACCGAtcgaacaaataaaaaaaaatcaagcaagTTGAAAACTGAAataactggaaaaaaaaaaaatgaacgaacttaaataatcaaaaaatgcaaaacaaaaaaggataaaaacataactaaaataatttccaaGTTATTGTTGCTGCTATTCATCGAGCAAACCCATGATTCCAATGATCGAAATCGGTCATCGGATTCCCACCAATAACGGTAgttcatatatttaaaaatgagtttgattcaATAGTCGATTTTTtgtaaatctaaaattaattttattgttaaaacTTGCATTTCTAGAAGAACattgctagccaccatccacgTTCCGACAATTAAAATTGGTTATCAGATTAGCGTTGGCTCAATGATTTACATAcctaaaaatcaaaaagatataATGGTCGAATTTCAATAGACATAggttttaatattcaaaatacgCACCTCAGTTCGTGTGTGCATATACTAGAAAACTAAGAAGATTGTCGAAAACCTGAAGGGACCAAAACTTAGATGCCATAAATTGTTAAAGGAACGGAGATGGTGATGGGAGATGAAGGGGAAGGGCCAAAGGCAAAGGGCCATCTTCTGTTCAGGTTGGTTTGTTTCATTATTCTTCTTTTATTCTAGACAAAAAATTGACATTGTTTTGAAATTCGGTTGGTTTggtttatttggattttttttcaacatgaaaaccaaaccaaaccgaacttttcaaaatttacaaattttgaaactaGATCGAACTAAATCTTATCAAAAACCAAACCAACTGACAATTTCAAtcgatttggtttgattatttcagttaaataataatatcttATTTACAATTCATATACCAACCATCAGATTGGTATAACTCTAGGTTATATCTATTTTTACCAAACACAAAacaatgttatttaattttaatattattttatcgTATCATTAACTTTATCCTACCATTATTTAACTCGAATACTAAAGGAATTATTAGTTCTTCAATAATACTAATATCcacaaataaatcaaatattaaccCCACAATAAGAAGCATATGTTAATACACCTAatctataattaaaattttgacacatcaactaataattttaaatttgagaaattcaaaattatttcccCCCAAACtttcaacatatatttttagaaggggtaaatagcaaaaaaaatctaaatatttttgcaaatttataaatttatccgaatatttcaattttacaattttattttaattagatacaattttatctaatacctgaaatcaatttgagaatCATATATCATTACTGATGTGATACATCACAtgctataaaaataatatataagtgACACTCACatatacacataaaaaaaataaaaaaaaataagtgatTGTTGTTTTTTAATTAGGAAAGAAAGCAAAGCAATTAAAGACTATTCATGGAACTTTACAACCTACTTATaaattagtaatattttataattcatagtataattgaaaaattaaaaattaattttttatttttaataaaatttaattatttaataaagaattaaaataagaaaatattaatggAATGATAAAAGGCGCACAAATCTttaagatgagagagagagagagagagagcctaaAACTAAAAAGGTGACGAACTTGGCCAACCctttagcgacaaaatattaGACTCATATTGGCTTAATTGTcatctaattatatatatactcactTAACACCTTATATTGAGATTgagacaataaaaataatttgaggaATTATAattcaatacaaaaaatattgtattatgTAAAATGCatgatttttctaataaaaaataaaaataaattttatataaacataaaaaaattctcaCTATTAACGCAATCGGTATAGTGTGATCCAGCTCGCCTGGTCCCACTGACTCGTTTTACATGTGTACTAATAACGTATGCCAACCAGGTAATAATGTACCTTTCCATCTATAAGAGTAATTTGGTGGACAGGTGGGTTAATGCTGAATGGATTGCCGATTAATATACTTTGAATCCAACACGACTCATTTTTCATGTGTACTTATTGCATGCTCGCCAAGAGATAGCCCATCGTTTCACTTGGGAAAGCAATTCGATGCGCATGTTCACGCTAAATGCATTATCGGTCCACGTTAAACTCGACACGACTCATTTTACACGTCTACTTTTAACGCATCCGATCCAAGCGGTGGCCCACCGTTTTCTCATTTGTGAGAGTAATCCGCTGCACTTCAACCCCTCCCCTTTACTCCCACTCGATCTTCTATAGTTTTGTTCATGGTCGCTTGAGAGAGTTTCAGCCTCGAACAAATCATCAGTGTGTATCGTCGTCGTCACCACCAAGCCTCCATTGTCCAAATCTAAAGAAGCCGACGTCGGTTTCAATTATCCAAACCCATCTCCGCAGAATCCCCTCTCCAAACGCGCTCTCGTTCTGTATCTCTCCCGATCGATGTGTGGATACACAcatgtagagagagaaagaacaaTTTATCAGTGGAGAGAGAGCGACGAAGCGGCCGCAATTGGGAAGCCCTCTTCGTGGTTCTTGGGCCATCTGGGTGAAAGTTTTTCCCGCGAGGAACGGTGAAAGATCTCATGATTTTCCTGGTTTAATTGTTTACGTCAATGAGAAGCCATCACTGTTAAGAactgtgatatatatatatatatatatatttatatatgatggCGAGTAACAGGCAGTTGAAGGCAATCCGGAGAGAGGCGATCACGCCATGCATGACATGTCCCATCTGCAAGAAGCTCCTGAGAGAAGCCACCACCATAAACGAGTGTCTTCACACCTGTGagccctctctttctctcagttTACATTATCGCTGACTTTCTTTCTGCAACTTTATCTTTATCTGGATTTTGAgcaatatgtgtgtgtgtgtgtgtgtgtgtgtgcgcgtggaTATTACTCAATTTGTGTTTTTATGATATGTGTGTTCTCCTCTTCGCTCTCTTACGATCTGGGTATGCTTCAGTTTTTTCTTGTGCTTTTATCTTTTCACACGACAAATCAGCTGATTTCTTAGTCAGATAAAATGAATATGTTAATGTTCTCTATTGTAATAAACGACAGAGTTAAGCGTAGTAACTATATAAAGAGATTGCTATAACCAAGAGAGAACCTTGATAATTTCATTGCATGCCTATTCTATAAGCTTAGAGTTTCATTATGGGTGTTCTATGTGGTCGTGGAGAAGTCCTTGGGCCGATCAGTCGTCATGAAGTATttcttaatccaaaatttgtaTATTCTTGCTTGTattataatcaattttgaattcTTGTGTTTGTACCCTTTCCATTGGTGCGAGTTGTTTGATACAGGTCATCGTTTTTGCCGTGACAAAAAAGGCAACATCTCATactttctcttgatttttcgAACAGTTTGCAGGAAGTGCATTTACAACAAGATAACAAAAGAAGACTTGAATTGCTGTCCAGAGTGCAATGTATATCTTGGTTGTGCTCCATTGGAGAAACTAAGgtatcttctcttttctttggcTCGGTTGGAGAAATTAACTAAGGTTGATTTTATTTACACTATTGTTGAAGAGGCACTTGACACATTGGTGGCACGCTGAACAATTGATGTGGCATGCTTAAATTATGTAAGATCTAATCATATGGAACCAAAAAAGATACCAAACTTATACAATCAATCCAGATACTTCCATAATTATTATGAAGTTACTGCAGGAAGAGGAATAAAAACTTACATGATCTATGCCTGCAATATAACTGATGAATTGTCAAGTAGACTTTCCTTCTGTGCCATGAGAAAATTAGTTTCAAGTCAATACGTGCAATAGGTGCTAAAATGGCATCATTATTTTCACCAAAATTCATCTAATGAATACATGCAAGATCAGAGCTACACACTCTCATGTTCAACTCACTATTTGACAGTGATATGCATGGTGGTCTGGATAGCCATGATGGTTGATATAGTTTCTGTTTGATGGAAGAGACACTATGGAATGTAATTGCCAActgtaattttgtttgtttgtgtaCATCATCTCTAGAAGATAACCACATTTGAATAATCAGCTGAGTGTTtggttgttttgtttttttagcaTTATTGCACTTGGAGCTCGTATCAGCTACCTTATTAAGATTTGTGATCTTATGGTGAAtttatgatttcttttttttttttttttttgatagctATGGTCACTCTCCATTGTTTCAAAGATTTATGCCTTTACCAGTGATTAATATGATAATCTGGTATAATATGAGTTGCAGACGGCAAGGACACAtgattattgttgttgctaTGGCTGCagctcttttcttcttccttttttgttaCATGATTCAAGTAAGATGATATGGAGGAGCGCAAAAATATTACCAGCCTATTGCTTAGCTCATACCTTTATTTGTAATGGTGTTTCCATATATGTGAATTTGTGTTCACACAACATTACCAGATCAAAACGAAAAACTTGTATGAGTTTATGCATTTGGTCAGAACACAGATGCATTTTAGTCAAAATTCACTCTGCTTTTCACCTACTTTCAGGGCAGATCACAGTTGGGAAGATCTGAGGGCAGAAATCTTTTCTATggtaaaaaaaaactctaaggAATCACAAGGTGGATGTTCTAGTCCATCGCTTGCTCCAGTAGAGTCCAATCATTGGGAAGAAGCGTTTTCTTTTCCATTGCCTCacagaagaaaggagaagtctCTCTCTTCTTTGGTTAGCCCACCCAAAGAACCAGACCGGACTGCTATCACAGGAAAAAGGAAATATACAAGAAAAGTCCCCGCTGCAAGAGGACTAACTTTATCCATAAATGAGCCTACTAAGAAAGAAGAACACAACCCTGAGAACTCATGCTCTCCTCCAACTCTGAGCAGAATTGTGCAAAGTCGAAAGCAGGTATGAAATTTATGGATTACggcttgtttttttttaattacaacgCATTAATTTGTTTCTTAAGTAGATGGAGAATCTTATATTTTCACTGTATTGCCTCTACTTTGAGAACAGTTTGCTTTTACTTTGGCTAAAACTTGTGCTCATCATTCTAATGCTGCAGAATTTCTCTGCTGGTAAGTCCAAGCAACACATGCCTCATAAGGTAGCAGAGTCCCCTGTTGAACCATTGGAAGGGATGGCTGATTTGTGGAAACCCCTAAATTGCCTTGTTGAAGCTGCAGGCATGGAAAGGCCTAGCAAGCCTACATTGCTTGGATCAGTTGGAAAATCATCGGCATTCCATGCCTATGAAGGTGAACAAGCGAACAAATCCAAATATAAAGAACTAGATAACAAGTTCCATGGCGATGAGGTCCAACCAAATGCTATGCCATCAAGTTCAGTAAAACCTAGAAAGGTTTATGGGGATCGGCCAAAGAAAGCCTCAACCTCTGAAGGGCCAAATATTGCATCACAAGCTGTTGTGAATGCTACGCGCACTACATGCTGTGGAAGAGTTAATGCAATTTGGTTCTCCCTAATTGCATCTGATGCGCAGTTAGGTTCTATCTTAATTGcaatcataatcataatcataatcaaaataattttagctGCAATCCTGGAATTATCTTATGTATCCTGCCTGTGCATTTCAGGGAAGGAGATGCACCCTTGCCGCAGATACCTTCCAGCTACTTGATGGTGAAGTAAGTTGTTTCAGAAGCACTGCCTTTTGAGTACTTGTTTCCTCTGCTTATCTGTGTCGGTTAAATGAGAACTTTTCTGTTTGTTTTACTTGATATGATTCCATTAGCTCATGTTGTTAATGCTTCACTAGGTAGATTGTATGGGCATACTCTGTATATAGTTTTACACAAATATAACTACAATATTATGGTACGAGATACTATTGTGTTTGAGAGTCATTTCCATGgcttttctgtttttctttttctttttgtgatcTACCTTCCAAAgtatttattacatataaatcAATAGCTTCTGCATTGTTCAGCAAGGATtttatatttctctctctcatcagAAATAATCTACATGTTAATACAGCTCCCAGTAGAGAAA is a window of Diospyros lotus cultivar Yz01 chromosome 10, ASM1463336v1, whole genome shotgun sequence DNA encoding:
- the LOC127811968 gene encoding E3 ubiquitin protein ligase DRIP2-like, coding for MMASNRQLKAIRREAITPCMTCPICKKLLREATTINECLHTFCRKCIYNKITKEDLNCCPECNVYLGCAPLEKLRADHSWEDLRAEIFSMVKKNSKESQGGCSSPSLAPVESNHWEEAFSFPLPHRRKEKSLSSLVSPPKEPDRTAITGKRKYTRKVPAARGLTLSINEPTKKEEHNPENSCSPPTLSRIVQSRKQNFSAGKSKQHMPHKVAESPVEPLEGMADLWKPLNCLVEAAGMERPSKPTLLGSVGKSSAFHAYEGEQANKSKYKELDNKFHGDEVQPNAMPSSSVKPRKVYGDRPKKASTSEGPNIASQAVVNATRTTCCGRVNAIWFSLIASDAQEGDAPLPQIPSSYLMVKNPCLPVSFIQKYLVQKLGLISEDEVEVMLHGQVVPPVLLLQQLMELWLQTMPRSERMRTTVGSSAKDFVMVLHYGRKTRPS